A region from the Candidatus Binatia bacterium genome encodes:
- a CDS encoding EthD domain-containing protein — protein MTKLGLVLHRPPTLPREAFRQEYESSAPQADQHSIHLPLETDALRADALGQKPQRARCDALSFQWFADPKATPATPPSAVARADTYRLEEVVHWDRLGERPAGTTSPGIKMVAFVRRLPELSSSEFRERYLEHAEIAREHHPGIARYVQNFVIKPLSPDAPQVDGIAELHFATEADLTTRFYKEDASVKVVGADVVRFMTMRGSWSILATERVLR, from the coding sequence ATGACCAAGCTCGGCCTCGTGCTCCACCGCCCCCCGACCCTGCCACGCGAGGCGTTCCGGCAGGAATACGAATCGAGCGCCCCGCAGGCGGACCAGCACTCGATCCACCTTCCGCTTGAGACCGATGCACTGCGCGCGGATGCCTTAGGCCAGAAGCCGCAGCGGGCCCGATGCGACGCGCTCAGCTTCCAGTGGTTCGCGGATCCGAAGGCCACTCCCGCGACGCCCCCGAGCGCGGTCGCCCGAGCAGACACGTACCGGCTCGAAGAGGTCGTCCACTGGGACCGCCTGGGCGAACGTCCCGCCGGCACGACGTCGCCCGGGATCAAGATGGTCGCGTTCGTACGGCGCCTGCCGGAACTCTCTTCTAGCGAGTTTCGCGAGCGTTACCTCGAGCACGCCGAGATCGCGCGAGAGCACCACCCCGGCATCGCCCGTTACGTCCAGAACTTCGTCATCAAGCCCCTCTCCCCGGACGCGCCGCAGGTCGACGGCATCGCCGAGCTCCATTTCGCGACCGAAGCCGACCTGACGACCCGGTTCTACAAGGAAGACGCGAGCGTGAAGGTCGTCGGTGCGGACGTCGTGCGCTTCATGACGATGC